The Hydrogenobacter thermophilus TK-6 genome window below encodes:
- the folP gene encoding dihydropteroate synthase, whose product MLIKSFKDRDAFYRFLKEKVGIFFKEADSRAFEGIFHVIYFEDKNTDPSLLFDCARSSCISIFYQEGRYAICGSEARIRDFCSCIVKKHKSLSFKILEGLINYRKKSFKLQYNYKVLPLGIKTAVMGVLNVTPDSFSDGGLYMDVAQAVKRGVQMAQEGAEIIDIGGESTRPGSERISTDEELKRVLPVLKELRKELPNIWISIDTYKSQVAKACLEEGADMINDISGGSFDEKMFDVIATYSCPYVMGHTKGRPEEWKHMTIIYEDVMQELVEWFEEGVQKLRQKGHKGDIILDPCIGFGKLPEHNVEILKRFRELKVFGLPLLVGVSRKSFIGLIIEGLLRKKTEPRERLYGSLGALAYAVIEGTNIVRTHDVKETKEFLALLDTIRTYGEF is encoded by the coding sequence ATGCTCATCAAAAGCTTTAAAGACAGAGATGCTTTTTACAGATTTCTGAAGGAAAAAGTGGGCATATTCTTTAAAGAGGCGGATAGCAGAGCTTTTGAGGGGATTTTTCATGTTATATACTTTGAAGACAAAAATACAGACCCGAGCCTTTTGTTTGATTGTGCCAGAAGCTCTTGCATTTCTATCTTTTATCAGGAAGGTAGATATGCCATATGCGGAAGTGAGGCAAGGATAAGGGATTTTTGCTCCTGCATTGTCAAAAAACACAAGAGTTTATCCTTTAAGATACTTGAAGGTCTCATAAATTACAGAAAAAAGTCCTTCAAACTCCAGTACAACTACAAGGTGCTGCCACTTGGAATAAAAACTGCTGTTATGGGTGTGCTCAATGTAACTCCCGACTCTTTCTCTGATGGTGGTCTCTATATGGATGTTGCGCAGGCGGTCAAAAGAGGTGTTCAGATGGCACAGGAGGGAGCGGAGATCATAGACATAGGCGGTGAGTCTACAAGACCAGGCTCCGAGAGGATAAGTACCGATGAGGAGCTAAAGCGTGTCCTTCCAGTGCTTAAAGAACTCAGAAAAGAGCTTCCCAATATATGGATATCCATAGACACCTATAAGTCGCAGGTGGCAAAGGCGTGCTTGGAAGAAGGTGCGGACATGATAAATGACATAAGCGGTGGCAGTTTTGATGAAAAGATGTTTGATGTGATAGCCACTTATAGCTGTCCTTATGTGATGGGACACACAAAGGGAAGGCCGGAGGAGTGGAAGCACATGACCATAATATACGAGGATGTGATGCAGGAGTTAGTGGAGTGGTTTGAAGAAGGCGTGCAAAAGCTCAGACAAAAAGGACACAAAGGTGATATAATACTGGATCCGTGCATAGGGTTTGGTAAGCTCCCTGAGCATAATGTAGAGATACTCAAAAGGTTCAGAGAGCTTAAAGTTTTTGGACTTCCTCTGCTGGTTGGTGTATCAAGGAAGTCTTTTATAGGCTTGATTATAGAGGGTTTGCTAAGAAAGAAGACAGAACCAAGGGAGAGGCTATACGGAAGCCTTGGTGCCCTTGCTTATGCGGTTATAGAAGGTACCAATATTGTAAGGACGCATGATGTTAAGGAAACAAAAGAGTTTCTTGCTTTGCTGGATACGATAAGGACTTATGGTGAATTTTGA
- a CDS encoding bifunctional phosphoglucose/phosphomannose isomerase, with translation MKAQEMLENFPEQINPVDTPSLNLRDYAGIVFSGMGGSGIVGDLAKLVLEKSQIDMPILSVRDYTLPPYVKENWAVFCVSYSGNTEETLSIAQEALSRNIKPVCVSSGGKLKELTNQRGLMHFALPSGYPPRYALGFMISTVLSLIGMKDGLKACREFLKEKKESIKEQAYRLAQRLEGYIPVVYATPLMDAVALRWKTQINENAKTLCYTATLPELHHNEVVGLDNPITRNLCTFVLLFDPEDHPRNLKRLEITEQILKDLGVVPALIKGEGNEFLNRLFYLIYLGDWASFYLSQLYGYDPIPVKVIDSIKEKLSL, from the coding sequence ATGAAAGCACAGGAGATGCTGGAAAACTTTCCGGAGCAGATAAATCCCGTAGATACACCTTCTTTGAACCTAAGGGATTACGCGGGGATAGTTTTTAGCGGTATGGGTGGCTCTGGTATAGTGGGGGACCTGGCAAAGCTGGTGCTGGAAAAGTCCCAGATTGATATGCCGATACTGTCGGTAAGGGATTATACGCTCCCACCTTATGTAAAGGAAAACTGGGCTGTTTTTTGCGTAAGTTACAGTGGAAACACCGAGGAGACTCTTAGCATAGCACAAGAGGCGCTAAGCAGGAACATAAAGCCCGTGTGTGTAAGCTCAGGAGGAAAGTTAAAAGAGCTTACAAACCAGAGAGGTCTTATGCACTTTGCCTTGCCTTCTGGCTATCCCCCAAGATACGCTCTGGGTTTTATGATCTCTACTGTGCTCTCCCTCATAGGTATGAAAGATGGTCTAAAGGCTTGCAGAGAGTTTTTAAAAGAGAAGAAGGAAAGCATTAAAGAGCAGGCATATAGATTAGCTCAAAGGCTTGAAGGATACATACCTGTTGTGTATGCAACTCCTTTGATGGATGCGGTAGCCTTAAGATGGAAGACCCAAATAAATGAGAATGCCAAAACGCTGTGTTATACTGCAACGCTTCCTGAGCTTCACCACAATGAGGTAGTGGGGCTTGACAATCCAATAACAAGAAATCTATGTACTTTTGTGCTCCTCTTTGACCCAGAAGACCACCCAAGAAATTTAAAGAGACTTGAGATAACAGAGCAGATACTCAAAGACCTGGGAGTAGTGCCTGCTCTTATAAAAGGCGAAGGAAATGAGTTTTTAAACAGGCTCTTTTACCTCATTTACTTAGGGGATTGGGCGAGTTTTTATCTTTCACAGCTCTATGGCTACGACCCTATTCCCGTCAAAGTTATAGACAGCATAAAGGAGAAGCTAAGTTTATGA
- a CDS encoding formate dehydrogenase beta subunit: MEGRYKIFVPRDFSSISLGADEVADAIKEEAERRGISLELVRNGSRGIYWLEPLVEVQTQEGRVGFRNVSLHDVPSLLDSLIGNNNKNHPLYIGPVDELEYLKRQVRLTFERVGLIDPLSIDEYIKYKGFLALKKALDMKPEDIINEIKRSGLRGRGGAGFPTGIKWETVLKTPSEEKYIVCNADEGDSGTFSDRMIMECDPFLLIEAMTIAGLAVGARRGYIYLRSEYPLAKEVLQEAINIACDRGYLGDDIMGSGKSFEIELYVGAGAYVCGEETALLESLEGKRGIVRPRPPVPAVSGLWGKPTIVNNVVTLATVPWIIREGGENYASYGTDRSKGTLPVQLSGNVKRGGLVEIPFGTTLRELIYDFGGGTYSGRPVKAVQVGGPLGAYLPESMLDIPIDYEAFQKVGGILGHGGIVVFDDTVDLWYMMRFAMEFCARESCGKCTPCRIGSQRGVEVIDKLMKDGTNGKLLTLLEDLMDVMMHTSLCGLGGMAPYPVLSILRNFSEDLGIKKELNIIS, from the coding sequence ATGGAAGGTAGGTATAAGATATTTGTACCGAGGGACTTCTCTTCTATATCGTTGGGAGCAGATGAAGTTGCCGATGCTATAAAAGAGGAGGCAGAGAGAAGAGGCATAAGTCTTGAGCTTGTGAGGAATGGCTCAAGAGGTATATATTGGCTTGAACCGCTTGTTGAAGTGCAAACTCAAGAAGGTAGAGTAGGATTTAGGAATGTTTCCTTACATGATGTTCCGTCGCTTCTTGATTCACTTATAGGTAATAATAATAAAAACCATCCTCTTTATATAGGTCCCGTAGATGAACTTGAGTATCTTAAAAGACAAGTAAGGCTCACTTTTGAGAGAGTGGGTTTGATAGACCCACTCTCCATTGATGAGTACATAAAGTACAAGGGATTTTTGGCACTAAAGAAAGCTCTGGATATGAAACCTGAAGACATTATTAATGAAATAAAAAGGTCAGGACTACGGGGAAGAGGAGGTGCTGGTTTTCCTACAGGTATAAAGTGGGAGACGGTTTTAAAAACACCATCGGAAGAAAAGTATATAGTATGCAACGCAGATGAAGGTGACTCTGGTACTTTTTCTGACAGGATGATTATGGAGTGTGATCCCTTCCTCCTCATAGAGGCTATGACTATAGCAGGTCTTGCTGTAGGTGCGCGAAGGGGATACATATACCTCCGTTCTGAGTATCCTCTTGCAAAAGAAGTACTGCAAGAGGCTATAAATATAGCATGCGACAGAGGCTATCTTGGAGATGATATAATGGGGAGCGGAAAAAGTTTTGAGATTGAGCTTTATGTTGGTGCTGGGGCTTATGTGTGCGGTGAAGAAACTGCTCTCCTTGAGAGCTTAGAGGGTAAAAGAGGTATTGTAAGGCCAAGACCACCTGTACCTGCAGTAAGTGGACTTTGGGGCAAACCCACCATCGTTAACAATGTTGTTACTCTTGCTACTGTCCCCTGGATAATCAGAGAAGGAGGAGAAAACTATGCCAGCTATGGTACGGATAGATCAAAGGGCACTCTTCCAGTGCAGCTTTCAGGAAATGTAAAAAGGGGTGGTTTAGTGGAGATACCTTTTGGTACTACTCTACGGGAGCTTATATACGATTTTGGAGGAGGTACATACAGCGGGAGACCTGTCAAAGCAGTGCAAGTGGGCGGTCCTTTGGGTGCATACTTACCAGAAAGTATGCTGGATATACCTATAGATTACGAGGCCTTTCAAAAAGTAGGAGGTATTTTGGGTCACGGTGGTATAGTGGTTTTCGATGATACAGTAGACCTCTGGTATATGATGAGATTTGCTATGGAGTTTTGCGCTCGTGAATCCTGTGGTAAGTGCACACCGTGCCGTATAGGTTCCCAAAGAGGTGTGGAAGTAATAGACAAGCTTATGAAAGATGGCACTAATGGGAAACTCTTAACCTTGCTTGAGGATCTCATGGATGTGATGATGCACACATCACTGTGTGGTCTTGGAGGTATGGCTCCATATCCAGTACTTAGTATATTGAGGAATTTTAGTGAAGATCTTGGAATTAAAAAAGAACTTAATATTATTTCTTAG
- the bcp gene encoding thioredoxin-dependent thiol peroxidase, whose product MLKEGDKAPEFCLEGIDEDGKEGRFCLRDFLGKPLILYFYPKDDTPGCTQEACDFRDSMSRLSSMGIRVVGISPDSLSSHKKFREKHGLNFILLSDPEKEVAKLYSAYGKKKMYGKETEGIIRSTFFIDESGVIKRAWYNVKAKGHVENVLKSIE is encoded by the coding sequence ATGCTGAAGGAAGGGGATAAAGCACCGGAGTTTTGTCTTGAGGGTATAGATGAGGACGGGAAAGAGGGCAGGTTTTGTCTTAGGGACTTTTTGGGCAAACCGCTGATACTTTACTTTTATCCCAAAGATGACACGCCGGGCTGTACACAAGAGGCGTGCGATTTTAGAGACAGCATGTCAAGACTTAGCTCTATGGGAATAAGAGTTGTGGGCATAAGTCCAGACAGCCTTAGCTCCCACAAAAAGTTTAGAGAAAAGCACGGGCTTAACTTCATACTTCTGAGCGACCCTGAAAAGGAGGTGGCAAAGCTATACTCTGCCTATGGCAAAAAGAAGATGTACGGCAAAGAGACGGAGGGTATAATAAGGAGTACCTTTTTTATAGATGAAAGTGGAGTTATCAAAAGGGCATGGTACAATGTAAAAGCAAAGGGACATGTAGAAAATGTGCTTAAAAGTATAGAGTGA
- a CDS encoding DNA adenine methylase: protein MHKTNTSAVVLNQLKKPKPFVKWAGGKRQLINLLIDNLPIEYDTYIEPFIGGGALLFEIMPDRAIINDINEELINAYKVIRDSLTELIESLKQHKNEEGYYYKVRSLSPDKLSPVERASRFIYLNKTCFNGLYRENSKGQFNVPFGKYKNPVIVDEENLKLVSDYLNTANVEIYNTDYKEICKLAKKGDFVYLDPPYYPLTKTASFTKYNKHDFTEQDHLELREVFEELDKKGCYVMLSNSNTEFVKELYRGYNILEIEANRFINCKGDKRGKAKVEILVKNY, encoded by the coding sequence ATGCATAAAACTAACACATCGGCTGTAGTATTAAATCAATTGAAAAAACCTAAACCTTTTGTTAAGTGGGCTGGTGGTAAAAGACAATTGATAAATTTATTAATCGATAATTTACCGATAGAGTATGACACATATATAGAACCTTTTATTGGAGGAGGTGCATTGTTGTTTGAGATTATGCCAGATAGAGCAATTATAAATGATATAAACGAGGAGCTTATAAATGCATATAAAGTTATAAGGGACAGCTTAACAGAACTCATAGAAAGCCTTAAACAACATAAAAATGAAGAAGGTTATTATTATAAAGTAAGATCACTGTCTCCAGATAAACTATCTCCAGTAGAAAGAGCTAGCAGGTTTATATATTTGAATAAAACTTGTTTCAATGGACTTTATAGAGAGAATTCAAAAGGACAGTTTAATGTTCCTTTTGGGAAATACAAAAACCCTGTAATAGTAGATGAAGAGAATTTAAAATTAGTTTCTGATTATTTAAACACGGCAAATGTAGAAATCTATAATACAGACTATAAAGAAATTTGTAAATTGGCTAAAAAAGGAGATTTTGTTTACCTGGATCCCCCTTATTATCCTCTAACAAAGACGGCATCTTTTACAAAATACAATAAACATGATTTTACAGAGCAGGATCATTTAGAATTACGTGAGGTATTTGAGGAATTGGATAAAAAAGGCTGTTATGTAATGTTGTCTAATTCAAATACTGAGTTTGTAAAGGAGCTTTACAGAGGCTATAATATTTTGGAAATAGAAGCGAACAGGTTTATAAACTGTAAAGGAGACAAAAGAGGGAAAGCAAAGGTTGAAATTTTGGTAAAAAATTATTGA
- a CDS encoding energy transducer TonB, with translation MHLRLKAYFASFIIHAAILIAIFLLLKQPLHRVVEVDLTKLDIKKEEPKEIEKPKEIRKLKEIPKAERYTKKTALMPRRETKKQVESGTVKPKKTEEEMPSKEEVPNIPEGESLNEHIEAPAPVTPEERVPKAERGVQTNSTPSELTIKGQKALEEEFLKGNLEIISGIIKHNLTYPLLARKLGMEGKVIVSFLLTKDGRIKDIKVEESSGYKMLDENAINTLKRVENLMPKPPVNVRIKIPIIYRLE, from the coding sequence ATGCATCTTAGGTTAAAGGCTTACTTTGCTTCCTTTATCATACATGCCGCCATTCTCATAGCTATCTTTTTACTGCTTAAACAACCCTTGCATAGAGTTGTGGAGGTAGATCTCACAAAACTTGATATAAAAAAGGAGGAGCCTAAGGAGATAGAAAAACCCAAAGAGATTCGGAAGCTTAAAGAAATTCCAAAGGCAGAGAGATATACTAAAAAAACGGCTTTAATGCCTAGAAGAGAAACTAAAAAGCAGGTTGAAAGCGGTACGGTAAAACCCAAGAAAACTGAAGAAGAGATGCCAAGTAAGGAAGAAGTGCCAAATATACCAGAAGGTGAAAGTCTAAACGAACATATAGAGGCACCTGCACCAGTTACACCCGAAGAGAGAGTACCCAAAGCGGAAAGGGGAGTTCAAACCAATTCTACCCCCTCCGAACTTACCATCAAAGGGCAAAAAGCGCTTGAGGAAGAATTCCTAAAGGGGAATCTGGAAATCATATCGGGCATAATAAAGCATAACCTCACCTATCCACTGCTTGCGAGGAAGCTAGGTATGGAAGGAAAGGTGATTGTCTCCTTTCTCCTTACAAAGGACGGGCGCATAAAGGACATAAAAGTTGAGGAAAGCTCCGGTTATAAAATGCTTGATGAGAACGCAATAAACACTCTGAAAAGGGTAGAAAACCTAATGCCTAAACCTCCGGTGAATGTCAGGATAAAAATTCCCATCATTTACAGACTTGAGTAA
- the exbB gene encoding TonB-system energizer ExbB, which translates to MDVLKLLVDYGVIGFLIFLSFVSVGTAIERYIFIKRADISKYKSRQDIELELTKNMHWIATIGSNAPYIGLLGTVLGIMLTFYTIGQEGFVDTKKVMVGLALALKATAVGLLVAIPSTALYNVLLRRVREKLSMWEKVNGR; encoded by the coding sequence ATGGATGTACTAAAACTCCTTGTGGATTATGGAGTGATAGGCTTTCTCATCTTCCTGAGCTTTGTATCCGTGGGTACTGCTATAGAGAGGTACATCTTCATAAAAAGGGCGGATATAAGTAAGTATAAAAGTAGGCAGGATATAGAGTTAGAGCTTACCAAAAACATGCACTGGATAGCTACCATAGGCTCCAACGCACCTTATATAGGGCTTCTTGGCACTGTGCTTGGCATAATGCTCACCTTTTACACCATAGGTCAGGAGGGTTTTGTAGATACCAAAAAGGTGATGGTGGGACTTGCTCTTGCTCTTAAAGCTACCGCAGTAGGGCTTCTGGTAGCCATCCCTTCAACTGCTCTTTACAATGTACTTTTGAGGAGAGTAAGAGAAAAATTATCCATGTGGGAAAAGGTAAATGGAAGATAG
- the tmk gene encoding dTMP kinase, which produces MKGFLITLEGIDGSGKTTQANLLYEYLRSKGHKASLYRDPGSTPLAEKIRELIMSFSLDPITELLLFETARSSLVWEKILPDLQKGNVVIVDRFIDSTVAYQGYGREINLGTVNVLNHIATRGRKPDLTFILHVPLEVALSRIGKDKTKFEDKDFLRKVRDAYFLIQSSEKERQIYLIDANREKEEVFKEIVKIVESRL; this is translated from the coding sequence ATGAAAGGATTTCTTATAACCCTTGAAGGTATTGACGGCTCTGGAAAGACAACGCAGGCAAACCTCCTTTACGAATACCTAAGGAGCAAAGGTCATAAAGCTTCCTTATACAGAGACCCCGGAAGCACCCCTCTGGCGGAGAAGATAAGAGAGCTTATCATGAGCTTTTCACTGGACCCTATAACGGAGCTTCTGCTTTTTGAAACTGCACGCTCAAGCCTTGTGTGGGAAAAAATATTGCCAGACCTCCAAAAGGGTAATGTGGTTATAGTGGACAGGTTCATAGATTCCACCGTTGCCTATCAGGGTTATGGTAGGGAGATAAACCTTGGAACTGTGAATGTGCTCAATCACATAGCAACAAGGGGGAGAAAGCCGGACCTGACTTTTATCCTCCATGTCCCGCTGGAAGTAGCACTGAGCAGAATAGGGAAAGACAAAACCAAGTTTGAAGATAAAGATTTCCTCAGAAAGGTAAGAGATGCTTACTTTCTTATACAGAGTTCTGAGAAAGAGAGACAAATCTATCTCATAGATGCCAACAGGGAAAAGGAGGAGGTCTTTAAGGAGATAGTTAAAATAGTGGAAAGTAGGTTATAA
- a CDS encoding NAD(P)H-dependent oxidoreductase subunit E: MVERGLYEEISKLKSKKNALIPILHIIQERQGYIPEYTVDLLSSELNLSKAEVWGVITFYSDFRLKPPGKHIIKVCRSEACLAMGGRKVQEHIKCILGIDFGQTTHDGIFTLEGVYCFGNCACAPSVMVDGKLYGRAFPERIDMIMENILKKR, encoded by the coding sequence ATGGTGGAAAGGGGTTTGTATGAGGAAATAAGTAAATTAAAAAGTAAGAAGAATGCCCTGATACCCATACTGCATATCATCCAAGAGAGGCAAGGATACATACCTGAATATACAGTTGACCTTCTCTCCAGCGAGTTAAACCTATCAAAGGCTGAGGTGTGGGGGGTTATCACTTTTTACTCAGACTTCAGGCTTAAGCCCCCTGGTAAACACATTATCAAGGTGTGTAGGTCCGAAGCATGCTTAGCTATGGGTGGTAGGAAGGTGCAGGAACATATAAAGTGTATACTGGGTATAGATTTTGGTCAAACTACCCACGATGGTATCTTTACCCTTGAGGGAGTTTATTGCTTTGGCAATTGTGCGTGTGCTCCTTCAGTTATGGTAGATGGAAAACTTTACGGCAGAGCTTTCCCTGAGAGGATAGACATGATAATGGAGAACATACTCAAAAAGAGGTAA
- a CDS encoding TerC family protein has translation MMLDLSWFVFGSLVLIALFLDLFVFHRKPHKVSVKESLLLSLFWILIGLGFGLYVLYTKGYQPATEYITGYLLEKSLSLDNIFVFILIFSYFRVPDKYRHKILFWGVFGAILMRAVFIFTGIKLIDMFDWVIYVFGVILLVSAVKLLTTEEKEFHPQETLVYKVAKRILPMKPDISDGRFFVREGKKIYATPLFLTLLFVESSDLMFAIDSVPAILAISRDPFVVYTSNIFAILGLRSLYFAADAILPMFHYLHYGLAFILGFIGVKMLISDFYHIPVAVSLLLILSAVFVSMLASLVSKRMKG, from the coding sequence ATGATGCTGGACCTAAGCTGGTTTGTGTTCGGCTCTTTAGTGCTTATAGCTCTTTTTCTGGACCTTTTTGTCTTCCACAGAAAGCCTCACAAGGTATCAGTAAAAGAGTCTCTTCTGCTGTCGCTCTTTTGGATTCTCATAGGCTTAGGCTTTGGACTTTATGTGCTTTATACCAAAGGTTATCAGCCAGCTACCGAGTATATTACCGGCTACCTTCTGGAAAAGTCGCTGAGCTTAGACAACATATTTGTCTTTATCCTCATATTCTCTTACTTTAGAGTTCCTGACAAATACAGGCACAAAATACTCTTTTGGGGTGTGTTTGGTGCCATTTTGATGCGTGCGGTTTTTATATTTACCGGGATAAAACTCATAGATATGTTTGATTGGGTCATCTATGTCTTTGGGGTGATACTTTTGGTCTCTGCGGTGAAGCTTCTAACTACTGAGGAGAAAGAGTTTCATCCCCAAGAAACCTTAGTTTACAAAGTAGCAAAAAGGATCTTACCTATGAAGCCAGATATAAGCGATGGGAGATTTTTTGTAAGGGAAGGGAAGAAAATATATGCCACACCTTTGTTCCTTACTCTCCTCTTTGTGGAGAGTTCAGACCTAATGTTTGCTATTGATTCTGTTCCAGCCATCTTAGCCATATCCAGAGATCCTTTCGTGGTTTACACTTCCAACATATTTGCAATTCTTGGACTTCGCTCCCTTTACTTTGCAGCAGATGCCATACTGCCCATGTTTCATTATCTTCACTACGGGCTTGCCTTTATACTTGGTTTTATAGGTGTGAAGATGCTCATATCCGACTTTTATCATATACCAGTTGCTGTCTCCCTTCTGCTCATACTGAGCGCAGTTTTTGTGTCTATGCTGGCATCTTTAGTTTCCAAAAGGATGAAAGGATAA
- a CDS encoding ExbD/TolR family protein, producing MEDREFKDINVIPLVDIMLVLLTIVLITATFVVQGSIPVNLPTAKSQEVRELKGFEIAITKSGEILFEGKRVSLEDLERIISTANRDANIKVLADKDASVQSLVSVLDSLKRLGFTKVSIRTEIR from the coding sequence ATGGAAGATAGAGAGTTTAAAGACATAAATGTTATACCCCTCGTTGACATTATGTTGGTGCTTCTTACTATAGTGCTTATAACTGCTACCTTTGTTGTTCAGGGTTCTATTCCTGTAAACCTTCCCACTGCCAAGTCTCAGGAGGTAAGGGAGTTAAAGGGCTTTGAGATCGCCATTACAAAAAGTGGAGAGATCCTTTTTGAAGGAAAAAGGGTGAGCCTTGAAGATCTTGAAAGAATAATTTCTACAGCCAATAGGGATGCCAACATAAAGGTGCTGGCGGATAAGGATGCAAGCGTGCAGTCTTTGGTAAGTGTCCTTGATAGTCTAAAGAGACTTGGCTTTACAAAGGTATCTATAAGAACAGAAATAAGATAA
- a CDS encoding MvaI/BcnI family restriction endonuclease: MERKDALEKGKQLIGKDLRELADKLGITVFKREKNKRKKNKGWAGHVIERYLGLPLNSAQSPDFGSWELKVVSLKYLKSGELTVK; encoded by the coding sequence ATGGAAAGAAAAGATGCTTTAGAAAAAGGTAAACAGCTAATAGGAAAAGACTTGAGAGAGCTTGCAGATAAATTGGGGATTACTGTATTCAAAAGAGAGAAAAATAAAAGAAAGAAAAATAAAGGTTGGGCTGGACATGTTATTGAAAGATATTTGGGGCTTCCTTTAAATTCCGCTCAGTCTCCTGACTTTGGTTCTTGGGAATTAAAAGTAGTATCGTTAAAATACTTAAAGTCTGGAGAATTAACTGTTAAATAA